From a region of the Solanum stenotomum isolate F172 chromosome 2, ASM1918654v1, whole genome shotgun sequence genome:
- the LOC125856340 gene encoding alkylbase DNA glycosidase-like protein mag2 isoform X2, which translates to MAEESESASEPNPNTPTLTNPPSTDAINVVPLQAHSPPTKLPSRPRKIRKLSNTVDPSLPKTQISTIVPRIVSRSLSYEGELESAINYLKSSDPLLSPLIETYPLPTLELFQPPFLALTKSIMFQQLAYKAGSSIYTRFISLCGGESNVVPDMVLGLTPQQLRQIGVSARKASYLHDLARKYQNGILSDKSIVDMDDKSLFTMLTMVNGIGSWSVHMFMIFSLHRPDVLPIHDLGIRKGVRMLYGLEDLPRPSQMDQLCEKWKPYRSVASWYIWRFVEAKGGNSKGNVVGNSDVSLQQQMLSMQQQQQQQQHQQFLDPINGILDVGACAWGQ; encoded by the coding sequence ATGGCTGAAGAATCAGAATCTGCATCTGAACCCAACCCTAACACCCCCACCCTAACAAATCCCCCTTCTACCGACGCCATTAATGTTGTACCTCTTCAAGCTCATTCACCACCCACCAAGCTTCCTTCTCGACCCAGAAAAATCCGGAAGCTTTCCAATACTGTTGATCCCTCGCTACCCAAAACCCAGATTTCCACCATCGTGCCAAGAATCGTTTCTCGTTCACTTTCATATGAAGGTGAGCTTGAATCCGCCATTAATTACCTCAAATCCTCTGACCCATTACTCTCTCCATTAATTGAAACGTACCCACTTCCTACCCTCGAACTTTTTCAACCCCCTTTTCTTGCTCTAACAAAAAGCATTATGTTTCAGCAGCTAGCGTATAAAGCTGGGTCATCGATTTACACTCGATTTATATCTCTTTGTGGTGGGGAATCGAATGTGGTGCCAGATATGGTTTTGGGATTAACACCACAACAGCTTCGTCAAATTGGGGTTTCTGCTAGAAAAGCAAGCTATTTACATGACCTAGCAAGGAAGTATCAAAATGGGATTTTGTCGGATAAGTCGATTGTGGATATGGATGATAAATCCCTTTTTACAATGCTTACTATGGTGAATGGAATTGGGTCTTGGTCAGTTcatatgtttatgattttttcactTCATAGGCCAGATGTGTTGCCGATACATGATCTTGGTATTAGGAAAGGGGTGAGAATGTTATATggtcttgaggatcttcctagGCCATCACAGATGGATCAGTTGTGTGAGAAATGGAAGCCTTATAGGTCGGTAGCTTCGTGGTACATTTGGAGGTTTGTAGAGGCAAAGGGGGGGAATTCGAAAGGCAATGTGGTGGGGAATTCTGATGTTAGTTTACAACAGCAGATGTTGTCAatgcagcagcagcagcaacaacaacaacatcagcaGTTCTTGGATCCTATTAATGGGATTCTTGATGTTGG